The window GTAGGAAATCTCTAGTCACTTCGACCAGTCTTGGGCCCACAGTGACAAAGGCACCCAAAAGATGAGTTGATCCCACGAATATACCGGCATACTCGAATGTCGCATTGTTGGAAGATATCAATACTATAGGGTATGCGTTAGCGCGCGGTGATTTTGCTATCAGGATCTCTCACGTACCACCGCAGATAACAGGTCCTATCAAGCACAGAACAGAGGTTGTTGACCACAACATACCCAGTCGCATTCCAAATTCTCTCGTTGGGCTAATAGCACCGCAACTTGCCGCCACTAACGCTATCCAAGCACCGCTGAAAATGCCGTACGCCACTAACCCCACAACAGCAGTCGCTGTATTGATTGACTGCGGCACCCAGAAAGCGTATACGGATATAGAGCTGCCAAGAATGGAGATGACGAAGACCGTCCACACGCCGAAAAGGTCTGCTAGAACGCCCGACAGAGCTCGTCCGATCATAGACCCCGCCTGTAGAATAGCAATTGAGTAAGAAGCTAGGTTTTCCGAAAGACCATTGGAGGTGAGAAGTACTGGGGCGTTAAAATATGGGGAAAAGACGCTGCGCGATTGTCAACCAGAGGATAATTACAACCCTACGAACACCTACTTCATCATGACAAGCGCCGATCCGAGAACCAAGCAAGTGTAACGGGCTTCTTTCCACGGGCGTTTCATTTCTCTCACAGGCGGTGGTCTTCGGGGTGGCAACCTGGCCTTCAAAAAGAACCATGCAGGGAACATTAGAACAGCGTTCATGCACGCAATGATCAGGATCGAGTCTCGGAAATCTGAGGCTATCGTTAGCCCGACTGCACTGTGATTTCAAATCATTTTTACATACTTAATTGTTCGAATAGCTTTTTCAAAGCAACAGGATACACGATGCCTCCAGCACCGGCCCCACAGACCACAATGCCAACAGCTGtgctcctccttctcatGAACCAATGGCCTGAAACAGCGGTAGATGGGGAGTACATGATAGTACCGGAGAATCCGAAGAGGGCATGGGCGAGGATAAATTGATAGTATTCCTTGCAGACTAAAACGGATCAGCAATCCATCTAAGAGCGCGATTATCGTTTAGGTACCCACATGCAAGTCCTATGGTGGCTCCTACTGACAGTGAGGTGCCCAGGATGGTGATAGTTCGTGCACCGTGCGAATCAAAGTATCTCCCGGAGACGATGGATCCAGCAAAGGTCAAGAATGATTGTAGTGTTCCTATCCATCTGAGAACAGGCATGAGTTCAAAGACTGAGTAATCGAAGTGGATATACTCACGCAATTTCAGATTGGGAATAGTCGGACAACTGGTTTTCTGCGTAATATGTTTTCAACTGACCAAAGCTCGTTACTTTTAGATCGTGATCAGTTATGTTGTGTATTAATTGGATAAGGAGACATACCAAAACCAAAGATACAGAACAACACCATGAAAGCAGCTCCGACACAGCACCAGGCCTCAGCACCCCCCTCTGGTGGTGGTCCTACATCGTCATCATTCACACCCATTTGCCTCTCCACGTCTGGATCTCGTGATAATCTTCTATCCAGCTCTATTGAAGAGGCTGGTAGTGGAGGCGGTATGTTGTCGAGTCCATCTTGTCGGGTAGGCGGACGATGCAGAGATGTATGAGGTCGTGATTGCGCTCTTGACAGAGAGCGCACAAGGTTGAGTTGGATGGGAAATGGGTCGTAATCTGGATATGTCTTTGAGGGCACAGAGCGTAGTTGAGGTTGCTTGGAAGGTTGATTTTGAGGTGCTGCTGATTGAGGTGGTTCAGTATGAGTGTGGCGTAGGAGTGATGAGATAGGTGGAGACGGTGTCGAGGTCATGGCGAGTGTATGATAATTGTAAGAGTCTAGTTTGATTGTCTAAAACGTATTATGATATGTCTATGGTATCTAGGGGTCCAAGAATCCTATAATAAGTTAGTCAAGGACACGGAACACGAATTGGAAAATCGGAAACGGGACGGATGAAGCCCGATATCTAGATGCGGGTAAAAGAACAAAATGATTCATCCCATCTCGGCTGAGCGAAAAGATAACGACCCTATTTAAAAATAAATTTCAATGTCATCGGCCCGGTTATTGATAGTTCCGGGTGGGGGAGATCACCGAGCGATAATAGGcttattatttattatttatttaaCACCGAACGACGACCTGACAGCAGGTGGTGGTGAGTGATGGGATTATGGAGGAATGCTTATATCAGAAATATAGTTTAGAAAGTAGCGGAGTCAGCAATATGATGGTACTGCCTCGTGGTATGAATCGAGTCCACTAACGGACTCTCATCTTGCAAGACCAAAGTGATTGACATCCGACAACGGACATCATCGTGCAGTAGCAGAGCTTCTCCGTTCGTTAAGTGGAAAAAGAGTTGCGCAAGGAGCCAGAACAGCTCAGAACAGGGGTTCTCCATTTACCCAAGATACCCCATAAACCGATACTAACTACATGACAGAAACATATTATCAGCGCAAGCACAACGAAGGACAGAACGTGGTGCAATCCGTCGTTGGGATGCAATGAGCGGTGGAGTGGAGTGGTAATGTTACGTAAGCGATATTTGAGATGCACCTCTTGGACAGGAGATACAACAAAGCAACGAGGGCCGACGGAAGTGTACGCTAGTGGAGATCAATCGACGTGATCGGCTAAAGAAAGAGATAACAGACGTCCTTTGGCTCCATCTTTAACACTGAAAGCTCCCAATCGGGCGATTTGAAGTGATACAAACACCTGCAGCTCCGAAATTATCACTCATCTCCCACAAATGTCAAGCGGAGGACAAATCAACGCGGCCGGGCCGTCTCGACAGCAGGCACTCACCACCGAGTCCCGCTCGCTCACCACAGCCCGTCAAAGGGAGAAGGCTCCTCAGCTGGAAGATGTAGCTTTGGAGGAAGGGCTTTTCGAACAGGTGGGATCATACTTCTAAACTTGAATTAGCACTAATGCATCTCGTACCCAGGAGATTGATCTACTTATCGGCCAATACCTAGAATCTCGAGGCGCATCTAAAGCTGCAAGGATATGGAACGAACAGGTTCTCGGAAGAGGCGCCAATGGCTCCACAAGAAAGGAGCAAATAGAGGATGTCGAGAGGGCCATATTAGGTGCGTTTGTATGATCTGCATGAGTAATTTAATCTGAAGGTGCATTTCGCAGATGGCGATTGGGGGTCGATTGAAAACCTGATCGCTCGACCTGGGCTGCTGAGGCTTCAGACGCAGAAAGCATTCTTATACCTTGTTTATCGACAACAGTTTCTTGAACACGTTGAGAATCGTACGTGATGATTTCAGCTCTGGCTTTCGGTACCCTTATTTTTTTGGCAATAGGTGAATCACAGAAGGCCTTCAATCTGCTTCAAAAACGACTGAAAGCCCTAGAACACTATCAACCAGTTCCGTATGATTTCTACTCATTATCATATCTTACATCAGCATCGACTGTCCATGACGCCCCTACCTTTCGAGATTGGGCGGGTATGGGACCTGAACGAGATAGATTGGTAGGAGTTTGGAAGGAACTGATGGATGCAGAACGTGGTGGAGGGGGTATGTCGTCTCCAAATTTGTTGATGTAACCCCATGCTGATAATTAAATACAGTGGACGAAAGGCGATATATACCGCCGGATAGGCTGAGAACGCTTTTAAAACAAGCGGCGGCTTGGCAGGTGGGACGAGTAGGAAGAAAAACGGACGATATTGTCAAAATACCTACGTGAGTCTCCTTACATTCTTGTTATAGCAGTTGTCTGATTTAGCCATGGTGGACAGACTGTTGCAAGATTATCGACCTTTAGAACTACCTAGCAAGCTATTGCATCTGTTAGAAGGACACTTGGCGAATGTCAAATGTGTAGATCTAATAGGCTCAACCGCTCAATATGTGGTCAGTGGCTCAAGGTAAGCTTCTGTACGAAGATTTTACTGTATCGAGCTTTCTTGCTCACGTTGCTCAGTGATTGCACTCTTCGAGTAGTCTCAACTGAAGACGGCAGTCTCAGCCATATCCTTTCAGGCCATTCATCTAGGGTCTGGAGTTGcgcttcttctccttcagGAGAGACAATTGCTAGTTCATCTGGCGACGGTACAATTCGGCTATGGTCTGCGTCCAAGGGCGACTGTCGAGGAGTTTTGGTAGGCGATGGCGGAGATGTGTATAATGTCAAATGGAGACCTAATCGAGAAGTACGTAGATGCAAATTCGATAATAACGGGCTGTAATGGCTGATACCAGCTATAGGATCAGGTGGTATCCGCATCTTATGACCGAATTTTGCGATCATGGGATATTGAGACTGGCAAACAACTGCGTACATTCTCGGGCCACAGCCAGAGTACACTGGCTATCGCGTATGACTCCACTGGAAACACCATTGCGTCTGGGTGCGTGATCTTGTCTTCTTGTGGATTTGTAAAGTAGCTAACACCTTTTGGTTAGTTCCAAAGATAAGCATGTCCGACTTTGGGATGCTGTGGGTGGGGTTTGCACCAACACTATGACGGACTGTCTGGGCGAGATTGCGTCGGTGGAGTTCGACGATGAAGGAAAATATCTCTTGGTGGGATGCAAGGACAATTCCAATCGGCTGTGGGATTTAAGGATGGTGAGTGTTAGCAACAAATTCAGGTGGATTGATATTGATACCTTTGTCAGCAACGCAGCGTGTACCGTTACACGGGACATCAAAATACCTCAAAGAACCTCGTTCGTTGTAGTTTCGCTTGTTCTACATCCCTCGTGATAGGTGGCTCGGAAGACGGCTCGGTCTACATATGGGAACGAGAAGGCAACTCGAACGACCGTCGATCCAATAGTCTCGTCCCCCCAACGCCTCACAACGAACTCCTCGCTCCTGATCGCAAAGGCTCTGGAGCTGATCTCACAGATTTCAATACTCTTGCTTCATCTCCTGCTTATTATCCTCCTCGAGACGTTGTTCGCAACCCGGTCAATTTTACAAGGCATGGTGAGACCACCGTGCGCCCAGCAAAAGTGCTAATGGGGCACGGGGAAGGTGCAGTGTTTGAGGTTAGATGGAAAGAGGGTAAGATGGTCAGTGCAGGTGAGGATGGGTGTGTAGGTGTCTGGGGCGTGGAGACAAGTTGAGAAGCAGATTGACTACGGTACCGACCAGGTGGCCATCGAACTATTCGTTAGGAGCTCATGCCGGACCTGGGAGATACTCGTTTACTGATTGAAACACATGCACTACCAGTCAACAGAAGGCAAATCGCTTCGTATAATGCTTTCTCTGACATGCTCGAGCAGCAATGGACTTTGTGGAATATTGGGGCTGAGAGATCATCAATAATGAGAAATTGAGAAACAGGTCGGTTATCGTATGAATCAGGTGTACATTTTAATTGAAAGATGCAGTAACAAAAAGATAACCATAAATAACTTAAAGACAAATTGCGTCGATGAGCAGTACGAGTACTCATAGTACAGGAACCATCGCATCGCACCGCTTAGGATATATACGTATCATCGTAGTCTTCTATAGTCATTGGCTAACGTAATGAATTAGCCTGGTACGTAAAGCGCCCTTATACCATTTCCCTCTTCATAATTTTTATAGATTGAGCGCAAAAAAGAGGCTTGGGTCAGGGACGGCCCTGTCAGTGTCTCCTTGGGTGACAGCCCGCTCCTAACAAAGACTCGGGGACTCGTGGGGTTTTTTCCCTGATCCAGAACGTAATCATACTTTTTCGGTCCTGCCTCCACTGTTCCTGCGACGCGTCTGGCTATGTAGGCGCTCAGGTGCACGCgcctctccatcttctttttccaCGTATGCTCCATTTTCCACTTTGCTTTGTTGAGCCTTGGTCTTTTGCTCCATCCATCTTTCACGGATAAGCCCCCCGCTATCCAGATTTACATCCAGTCTGAGCGCAGTCGCCAGTCACCAGTCACCAAACGCTAGTCGCTTGCTTCTTTCATCTCTCGACACCTTTTTTGATCGCGCTTGCCCTGAGACTGGAGTGAATGTCTGTGCACAGTGACTTGTGAGTGATGAATCATCTTATTATTCCTGATTTCTGATCTGAAGCGAGGCGTGAGCTGACAGTTT is drawn from Cryptococcus gattii WM276 chromosome A, complete sequence and contains these coding sequences:
- a CDS encoding transporter, putative (Similar to TIGR gene model, INSD accession AAW41916.1), which translates into the protein MTSTPSPPISSLLRHTHTEPPQSAAPQNQPSKQPQLRSVPSKTYPDYDPFPIQLNLVRSLSRAQSRPHTSLHRPPTRQDGLDNIPPPLPASSIELDRRLSRDPDVERQMGVNDDDVGPPPEGGAEAWCCVGAAFMVLFCIFGFVTSFGQLKTYYAENQLSDYSQSEIAWIGTLQSFLTFAGSIVSGRYFDSHGARTITILGTSLSVGATIGLAFCKEYYQFILAHALFGFSGTIMYSPSTAVSGHWFMRRRSTAVGIVVCGAGAGGIVYPVALKKLFEQLNFRDSILIIACMNAVLMFPAWFFLKARLPPRRPPPVREMKRPWKEARYTCLVLGSALVMMNVFSPYFNAPVLLTSNGLSENLASYSIAILQAGSMIGRALSGVLADLFGVWTVFVISILGSSISVYAFWVPQSINTATAVVGLVAYGIFSGAWIALVAASCGAISPTREFGMRLGMLWSTTSVLCLIGPVICGVLISSNNATFEYAGIFVGSTHLLGAFVTVGPRLVEVTRDFLRRLGGKSGSGYDAEHEEKDVTESVN
- a CDS encoding WD-repeat protein, putative (Similar to TIGR gene model, INSD accession AAW41915.1); the encoded protein is MSSGGQINAAGPSRQQALTTESRSLTTARQREKAPQLEDVALEEGLFEQEIDLLIGQYLESRGASKAARIWNEQVLGRGANGSTRKEQIEDVERAILDGDWGSIENLIARPGLLRLQTQKAFLYLVYRQQFLEHVENRESQKAFNLLQKRLKALEHYQPVPYDFYSLSYLTSASTVHDAPTFRDWAGMGPERDRLVGVWKELMDAERGGGVDERRYIPPDRLRTLLKQAAAWQVGRVGRKTDDIVKIPTLLQDYRPLELPSKLLHLLEGHLANVKCVDLIGSTAQYVVSGSSDCTLRVVSTEDGSLSHILSGHSSRVWSCASSPSGETIASSSGDGTIRLWSASKGDCRGVLVGDGGDVYNVKWRPNREDQVVSASYDRILRSWDIETGKQLRTFSGHSQSTLAIAYDSTGNTIASGSKDKHVRLWDAVGGVCTNTMTDCLGEIASVEFDDEGKYLLVGCKDNSNRLWDLRMQRSVYRYTGHQNTSKNLVRCSFACSTSLVIGGSEDGSVYIWEREGNSNDRRSNSLVPPTPHNELLAPDRKGSGADLTDFNTLASSPAYYPPRDVVRNPVNFTRHGETTVRPAKVLMGHGEGAVFEVRWKEGKMVSAGEDGCVGVWGVETS